The following coding sequences lie in one Musa acuminata AAA Group cultivar baxijiao chromosome BXJ1-8, Cavendish_Baxijiao_AAA, whole genome shotgun sequence genomic window:
- the LOC135680618 gene encoding protein WVD2-like 3: MGKEIMKVATVEKSNRVVARASKSNSDQANDLPGEPSAIIESDEAINGTHTDENKGQEVPYLRNVSLGRGRDIAVYKYSAQKILNQKKPAVSKPANAGNRTVPQPSAVATEKHVSGGNRAFGAEATASGDKKARVDGRQSANILRNVQSNSPLISVKPLQPHDTVQPDNEDYCSVASSTAASVRTLKGKTTVAAAPTFRCSERAAKRKEFYSKLEQKHQAMEAEKTQSEARTREEKEAALKELRKSLVFKANPMPSFYHEGPPPKVELKKVPPTRAISPKFTRRKSYSDASPAGENCNGLCGRFHRHSLGTSTEATTIRLQNSHKNVKGKQSLKSDRESSKTLCVKVTDQTRTGVTLQT, from the exons ATGGGTAAAGAAATCATGAAAGTGGCTACTGTTGAAAAATCAAATCGTGTTGTTGCTCGTGCATCCAAGAGTAACTCTGATCAAGCTAACGATCTTCCTGGCGAACCTTCAGCAATTATAGAGTCAGATGAAGCTATTAATGGTACACACACTGATGAAAATAAAGGGCAAGAAGTGCCTTATCTTAGAAATGTAAGTTTGGGTCGGGGACGGGACATAGCAGTATACAAGTATAGTGCTCAGAAGATATTAAATCAGAAGAAGCCAGCAGTATCAAAGCCTGCTAATGCTGGAAACCGCACTGTTCCTCAACCATCAGCTGTTGCAACTGAAAAGCATGTTTCAGGTGGAAATCGTGCTTTTGGTGCTGAGGCAACTGCTAGTGGAGACAAAAAGGCTAGAGTAGATGGCCGACAATCAGCAAACATCCTAAGAAATGTTCAG AGTAATTCACCTCTCATCTCTGTGAAGCCTTTGCAACCTCATGATACAGTGCAACCAGACAATGAGGATTATTGCTCAGTTGCTTCTTc TACTGCAGCATCTGTAAGAACTTTAAAGGGCAAGACAACTGTGGCAGCTGCCCCTACTTTTAGATGCAGTGAGCGTGCAGCAAAGCGGAAGGAG TTTTACTCCAAGTTAGAACAGAAACACCAGGCTATGGAAGCAGAGAAAACACAATCTGAAGCTAGGACGAGG GAAGAGAAAGAGGCAGCTCTGAAGGAATTGAGGAAGAGTTTAGTTTTCAAAGCAAATCCAATGCCTAGCTTCTACCATGAGGGTCCTCCTCCCAAGGTTGAACTAAAGAAG GTACCTCCGACGCGTGCTATATCACCCAAGTTCACTCGAAGAAAGAGCTACAGTGATGCCAGTCCAGCTGGAGAAAACTGCAATGGACTATGCGGTCGATTTCATCGTCATAGTCTGGGCACTAGCACGGAAGCCACCACCATAAGGTTGCAGAACAGCCATAAGAATGTGAAAGGCAAACAAAGTCTCAAATCCGATAGAGAGAGTTCTAAAACCCTTTGTGTCAAGGTTACAGATCAGACAAGAACTGGTGTCACCTTACAGACATGA
- the LOC103993963 gene encoding uncharacterized protein LOC103993963 isoform X1: MTSTALLSSSLVLQPIKPCKPFLPRNPRIPRPRFPLSSAEPKHLTKGGGGGRRSPVDGGRRSPRRGPHGTSRRSAIKKSFAQEQVVFTTPVARDPAVAIIGGGVAGLVCALTLEERGIRSTVFDTGMHGLGGRMATRIIDSRTCIFDHAAQFFTVSDLRFQKLVDRWLEKGLVREWKGLLVELEAGGHASPVPYSASRYVGMKGMRSLMDSIISQVICCYTQSRMANIVRPCWISKIEPFNGTWRLAEREKPHGQFDAVVIAHNGKCANRLLSSSGLPQLTKQMKTLELSSIWALLAAFEDPLPISQNRDFEGAFVKGVDSLSWMGNNTSKLFPLESDLPQCWTFLSTATYGKRNKVPQENIPSATAEKVKDDILEGVESAIGLSKGSLQKPFYTRVQLWGAALPTNSPEIPCIFDPNGRAGICGDWLLGSSVEAAALSGMSLAHHMADYFQSGGTQPDEFAIGLNNPFHAIAGHDIGQFPGLKSGEQVEPEACPAL; encoded by the exons ATGACTTCGACTGCATTATTGAGCTCCTCGCTCGTCCTCCAACCCATTAAGCCCTGCAAGCCCTTCCTCCCCCGAAACCCTAGGATCCCACGGCCGCGCTTTCCGCTCTCCTCCGCGGAGCCGAAGCACCTCACgaaaggcggaggcggaggaaggAGGAGCCCTGTGGACGGCGGGCGGCGGAGTCCAAGAAGGGGCCCGCATGGGACCTCTCGAAGGTCCGCCATCAAGAAGAGCTTCGCCCAGGAGCAGGTCGTGTTCACCACGCCGGTGGCGAGGGATCCCGCTGTGGCAATCATCGGCGGCGGGGTCGCTGGGTTGGTATGCGCTCTCACGCTTGAGGAGAGAGGGATACGGTCGACGGTCTTCGATACG GGGATGCATGGCTTAGGTGGGAGGATGGCAACGCGGATCATTGATTCCAGGACATGCATATTTGATCATGCTGCTCAGTTCTTTACTGTAAGTGATTTAAGATTTCAGAAGCTTGTTGATAGATGGTTGGAGAAAGGCTTGGTTCGGGAATGGAAGGGACTGTTAGTAGAACTTGAAGCTGGTGGGCATGCTTCTCCTGTACCGTATTCTGCTTCAAGATATGTAGGCATGAAAGGAATGCGTTCTCTGATGGATTCAATTATAAGTCAG GTGATATGTTGTTACACACAG AGTCGCATGGCTAATATTGTAAGGCCTTGTTGGATAAGTAAGATTGAGCCATTTAATGGGACATGGCGATTGGCTGAGCGAGAGAAACCCCATGGCCAGTTTGATGCAGTTGTTATCGCACATAATG GAAAATGTGCAAATCGTTTGCTTTCATCCTCAGGCTTACCACAACTAACTAAACAGATGAAG ACTCTAGAACTTAGTTCTATCTGGGCGCTTCTTGCAGCATTTGAAGATCCTCTTCCAATTTCTCAGAATAGAGATTTTGAAGGAGCTTTTGTGAAAGGTGTAGATTCTCTTTCATGGATGGGCAACAACACTAGCAAACTCTTCCCTTTGGAAAGTGACTTACCTCAGTGTTGGACCTTTCTTAGCACTGCAACCTATGGAAAACGAAATAAAGTTCCACAG GAAAACATCCCTAGTGCCACAGCAGAAAAGGTAAAGGATGATATACTTGAGGGTGTAGAGTCTGCTATTGGATTATCCAAAGGATCACTACAGAAACCATTTTATACCAGGGTCCAATTATG GGGTGCAGCTCTTCCAACAAATTCTCCTGAGATTCCTTGTATCTTCGACCCTAATGGGCGTGCAGGAATTTGTGGTGACTGGTTACTTGGGTCGAGTGTAGAAGCTGCAGCTTTAAGCGGAATGTCTCTTGCCCATCAT ATGGCTGATTATTTCCAAAGTGGAGGGACACAACCAGATGAATTTGCCATAGGATTGAACAATCCATTTCATGCAATTGCTGGTCATGATATTGGTCAGTTTCCTGGTTTAAAATCTGGAGAACAGGTTGAACCAGAGGCATGTCCAGCCCTGTAG
- the LOC103993963 gene encoding uncharacterized protein LOC103993963 isoform X2, with amino-acid sequence MTSTALLSSSLVLQPIKPCKPFLPRNPRIPRPRFPLSSAEPKHLTKGGGGGRRSPVDGGRRSPRRGPHGTSRRSAIKKSFAQEQVVFTTPVARDPAVAIIGGGVAGLVCALTLEERGIRSTVFDTGMHGLGGRMATRIIDSRTCIFDHAAQFFTVSDLRFQKLVDRWLEKGLVREWKGLLVELEAGGHASPVPYSASRYVGMKGMRSLMDSIISQSRMANIVRPCWISKIEPFNGTWRLAEREKPHGQFDAVVIAHNGKCANRLLSSSGLPQLTKQMKTLELSSIWALLAAFEDPLPISQNRDFEGAFVKGVDSLSWMGNNTSKLFPLESDLPQCWTFLSTATYGKRNKVPQENIPSATAEKVKDDILEGVESAIGLSKGSLQKPFYTRVQLWGAALPTNSPEIPCIFDPNGRAGICGDWLLGSSVEAAALSGMSLAHHMADYFQSGGTQPDEFAIGLNNPFHAIAGHDIGQFPGLKSGEQVEPEACPAL; translated from the exons ATGACTTCGACTGCATTATTGAGCTCCTCGCTCGTCCTCCAACCCATTAAGCCCTGCAAGCCCTTCCTCCCCCGAAACCCTAGGATCCCACGGCCGCGCTTTCCGCTCTCCTCCGCGGAGCCGAAGCACCTCACgaaaggcggaggcggaggaaggAGGAGCCCTGTGGACGGCGGGCGGCGGAGTCCAAGAAGGGGCCCGCATGGGACCTCTCGAAGGTCCGCCATCAAGAAGAGCTTCGCCCAGGAGCAGGTCGTGTTCACCACGCCGGTGGCGAGGGATCCCGCTGTGGCAATCATCGGCGGCGGGGTCGCTGGGTTGGTATGCGCTCTCACGCTTGAGGAGAGAGGGATACGGTCGACGGTCTTCGATACG GGGATGCATGGCTTAGGTGGGAGGATGGCAACGCGGATCATTGATTCCAGGACATGCATATTTGATCATGCTGCTCAGTTCTTTACTGTAAGTGATTTAAGATTTCAGAAGCTTGTTGATAGATGGTTGGAGAAAGGCTTGGTTCGGGAATGGAAGGGACTGTTAGTAGAACTTGAAGCTGGTGGGCATGCTTCTCCTGTACCGTATTCTGCTTCAAGATATGTAGGCATGAAAGGAATGCGTTCTCTGATGGATTCAATTATAAGTCAG AGTCGCATGGCTAATATTGTAAGGCCTTGTTGGATAAGTAAGATTGAGCCATTTAATGGGACATGGCGATTGGCTGAGCGAGAGAAACCCCATGGCCAGTTTGATGCAGTTGTTATCGCACATAATG GAAAATGTGCAAATCGTTTGCTTTCATCCTCAGGCTTACCACAACTAACTAAACAGATGAAG ACTCTAGAACTTAGTTCTATCTGGGCGCTTCTTGCAGCATTTGAAGATCCTCTTCCAATTTCTCAGAATAGAGATTTTGAAGGAGCTTTTGTGAAAGGTGTAGATTCTCTTTCATGGATGGGCAACAACACTAGCAAACTCTTCCCTTTGGAAAGTGACTTACCTCAGTGTTGGACCTTTCTTAGCACTGCAACCTATGGAAAACGAAATAAAGTTCCACAG GAAAACATCCCTAGTGCCACAGCAGAAAAGGTAAAGGATGATATACTTGAGGGTGTAGAGTCTGCTATTGGATTATCCAAAGGATCACTACAGAAACCATTTTATACCAGGGTCCAATTATG GGGTGCAGCTCTTCCAACAAATTCTCCTGAGATTCCTTGTATCTTCGACCCTAATGGGCGTGCAGGAATTTGTGGTGACTGGTTACTTGGGTCGAGTGTAGAAGCTGCAGCTTTAAGCGGAATGTCTCTTGCCCATCAT ATGGCTGATTATTTCCAAAGTGGAGGGACACAACCAGATGAATTTGCCATAGGATTGAACAATCCATTTCATGCAATTGCTGGTCATGATATTGGTCAGTTTCCTGGTTTAAAATCTGGAGAACAGGTTGAACCAGAGGCATGTCCAGCCCTGTAG